The following proteins are co-located in the Flavobacterium sp. CECT 9288 genome:
- a CDS encoding cytochrome c oxidase subunit 3, translating to MEMTITAEEQKSRTNRSYKLILLFAMASMTMMFAGLTSAFVVSKSRADWLKDFQLPPAFYYSTAAIIGCSVTFHLAKKAIQKNNNSTTTMYLLATLGLGILFVILQFVGFGQIVESGYYFTGSGSSITTTFLYVVTVVHLIHLAGGVISLLIIIYNHFKQKYNSSQTLGIELGAMYWHFLDLLWVYLFLFLYFFK from the coding sequence ATGGAAATGACAATAACGGCCGAAGAGCAAAAATCCAGAACAAATAGATCCTATAAATTGATCCTTTTGTTCGCAATGGCAAGTATGACCATGATGTTTGCGGGACTCACAAGTGCTTTTGTAGTGAGTAAATCAAGAGCAGATTGGTTGAAAGATTTTCAATTACCACCAGCGTTTTATTACAGTACTGCTGCTATTATAGGTTGTAGTGTAACATTTCATTTGGCAAAAAAAGCAATACAAAAGAACAATAATAGCACCACAACAATGTATTTATTAGCTACATTGGGACTTGGTATTTTATTTGTAATTTTACAATTTGTAGGTTTTGGACAAATAGTAGAAAGCGGTTATTATTTTACTGGTAGCGGGAGTTCAATTACAACTACATTTCTATATGTAGTAACGGTAGTTCACCTTATTCACCTTGCTGGAGGTGTGATTTCGCTTTTAATTATAATTTATAATCATTTTAAACAAAAATACAATTCATCTCAAACCCTTGGTATAGAACTTGGTGCAATGTATTGGCACTTTCTGGACTTATTGTGGGTTTATTTGTTTTTGTTTTTATATTTCTTTAAATAA
- a CDS encoding SCO family protein: MFKNKSYIGISFVILVFGIYAIPKIVERIKNDKVVQGDRLDFVNPEVIEEGKLLKIGAAPKFELINQDNVKITNETYKGKVYVLEFFFTTCPTICPKMNESMLLIEKKFFGNPNFGIASITIDPLTDTPTVLKAHYDLLGIRSKNWNFLTGEKDYIFKLANKGFNLYAGENKKVAGGFEHSGLFALIDKNGNIRCRNDEFGNPILYYDGLDKKGVRNLQQDINILLEE, encoded by the coding sequence ATGTTTAAAAACAAATCATACATCGGAATTTCATTTGTTATTTTAGTATTTGGTATTTATGCCATTCCTAAAATTGTAGAGCGTATTAAGAACGATAAAGTCGTACAAGGCGACCGCCTTGATTTTGTAAATCCAGAAGTTATAGAGGAAGGAAAGCTTTTGAAAATAGGTGCTGCACCTAAGTTTGAATTAATAAATCAAGATAATGTTAAAATCACTAATGAGACATACAAAGGTAAAGTATATGTTCTAGAGTTTTTTTTTACAACTTGCCCTACTATTTGTCCTAAAATGAATGAAAGTATGTTGCTTATTGAGAAAAAATTCTTTGGTAATCCTAACTTTGGAATCGCTTCAATAACTATTGATCCTTTGACGGATACTCCTACAGTATTAAAAGCACATTATGATTTGTTAGGAATTAGATCTAAAAATTGGAATTTTTTGACTGGTGAGAAAGATTATATTTTTAAGTTGGCTAATAAAGGTTTTAACTTGTATGCTGGCGAGAATAAAAAAGTGGCTGGAGGATTTGAACATTCGGGTTTATTTGCATTGATTGATAAAAACGGAAACATTCGTTGTCGTAATGATGAATTTGGTAATCCTATTTTATATTATGATGGACTCGATAAAAAAGGAGTTAGAAACCTACAACAAGATATTAATATTTTATTAGAAGAATAG
- the deoC gene encoding deoxyribose-phosphate aldolase, translating into MDIKQYLDATYLKTAEQAGLTPEENTVVVKKNVQEAIEEGFKLVMIRPDMVSLAKKMIIDANAVLQVGTVIDFPNGESSVEDKLEEAQIAIQNGADDLDFVCNYKAFKNGEIDLVKQEIFECTQLGLDHNKVVKWIIEVAALTDKEIIQISSMIKNVVVTAFSQEQFSRVFVKSSTGFYETELGVPNGATLHTIKIMLDNASPLPVKAAGGVRTHEEAVTMINLGVKRIGTSGAKIISDGQKAIMGY; encoded by the coding sequence ATGGATATTAAGCAATATTTAGATGCAACCTATTTAAAAACTGCAGAACAAGCTGGCCTAACTCCAGAAGAAAATACAGTTGTTGTGAAAAAAAATGTTCAAGAAGCAATAGAGGAGGGTTTTAAACTAGTGATGATAAGGCCAGATATGGTTTCACTAGCAAAAAAAATGATAATTGATGCTAATGCGGTCTTGCAAGTAGGAACTGTTATTGATTTTCCTAATGGCGAATCCTCAGTTGAAGATAAATTAGAAGAAGCTCAAATAGCCATTCAAAATGGAGCTGATGATTTGGATTTTGTGTGCAATTATAAAGCGTTTAAAAATGGTGAAATAGATCTTGTCAAGCAAGAAATATTTGAATGTACACAACTTGGTTTAGATCATAATAAAGTGGTTAAGTGGATAATTGAAGTAGCAGCTTTAACAGATAAAGAGATTATTCAGATTTCTAGTATGATTAAAAATGTAGTGGTGACAGCTTTTAGTCAAGAACAATTCTCACGTGTTTTTGTAAAATCGTCCACAGGTTTTTATGAAACGGAGTTGGGTGTACCAAATGGTGCAACTTTACACACCATAAAAATAATGTTAGATAACGCTTCACCTTTGCCAGTAAAAGCAGCTGGTGGCGTGCGTACTCATGAAGAGGCGGTAACAATGATAAATCTTGGTGTGAAAAGAATAGGGACTTCAGGAGCTAAAATAATTTCCGATGGTCAAAAGGCCATAATGGGATACTAA
- the gcvH gene encoding glycine cleavage system protein GcvH, which produces MNIPANLKYTKDHEWVSIEGDIATIGITDFAQKELGDIVYVEVETLDQTLDKDEVFGTVEAVKTVSDLFLPLAGEIIAFNDDLESNPESVNSDPYGAGWMIKVKVANVADFDSLLSEEAYKELIGA; this is translated from the coding sequence ATGAACATACCTGCAAATTTAAAGTATACAAAAGACCACGAGTGGGTTAGTATAGAAGGCGATATCGCAACAATAGGAATCACTGATTTTGCTCAAAAAGAATTAGGTGATATTGTTTATGTAGAAGTTGAAACTTTAGATCAAACACTTGATAAAGATGAGGTTTTTGGTACAGTAGAGGCAGTAAAAACAGTTTCGGATTTGTTTCTTCCTCTTGCTGGCGAAATCATTGCTTTTAATGATGACTTAGAGAGCAATCCTGAAAGTGTAAACTCAGATCCTTATGGAGCTGGATGGATGATCAAAGTAAAAGTGGCGAATGTTGCTGATTTTGACTCTTTACTATCAGAAGAAGCGTATAAAGAATTAATTGGTGCTTAA
- a CDS encoding cytochrome c oxidase subunit 3, protein MEATVTTANSEEKTWGGGNEPMGASYGKLMMWFFIVSDALTFSGFLAAYGFSRFKFIETWPLADEVFTHFPFLHGVSAPMYYVALMTFILIFSSVTMVLAVDAGHQMKKDKVVLYMFLTIIGGLIFVGSQAWEWKNFIKGEYGAIETKGGSLLQFVDKDGKRVALADFAVTLPEEREQLKRNKAKWFMEEGELPSYSVAEVQAGFKAHPDLLIRTEVINANKQKTILTRKDSEARLSQAHYVVEGANLIRNEYGSKLFADFFFFITGFHGFHVFSGVVINIIIFFNVLLGTYDKRKSYEMVEKVGLYWHFVDLVWVFVFTVFYLV, encoded by the coding sequence ATGGAAGCGACAGTTACTACTGCAAATAGTGAAGAAAAAACTTGGGGAGGCGGCAATGAGCCAATGGGAGCAAGTTACGGCAAATTAATGATGTGGTTTTTTATCGTGTCAGATGCTTTAACGTTCTCTGGATTTCTAGCGGCGTATGGTTTTTCTAGATTTAAATTTATTGAAACATGGCCATTGGCTGATGAAGTGTTTACTCACTTTCCGTTTTTACACGGAGTTTCGGCGCCAATGTATTATGTGGCATTAATGACTTTTATTTTGATTTTCTCGTCGGTAACTATGGTTTTAGCCGTAGATGCTGGTCATCAAATGAAAAAAGATAAAGTTGTTTTGTACATGTTCTTGACCATCATTGGAGGTCTTATCTTTGTTGGTTCTCAAGCTTGGGAATGGAAAAATTTTATCAAAGGAGAGTACGGAGCAATTGAAACAAAAGGGGGTAGTTTGCTTCAGTTTGTTGATAAAGACGGAAAACGTGTTGCACTTGCTGATTTTGCAGTGACTTTACCTGAAGAGCGTGAACAGCTTAAAAGAAACAAAGCTAAATGGTTCATGGAAGAAGGAGAATTGCCATCTTACTCTGTTGCCGAGGTACAAGCTGGTTTCAAAGCTCACCCAGATTTATTGATTAGAACTGAGGTTATCAATGCAAACAAACAAAAAACTATCCTTACTAGAAAAGATTCTGAGGCTAGACTTTCTCAGGCACATTATGTTGTAGAGGGTGCTAACTTAATCAGAAACGAATACGGAAGTAAACTTTTTGCTGATTTCTTCTTTTTTATTACTGGATTTCACGGATTTCACGTTTTCTCTGGAGTAGTTATCAATATTATTATCTTTTTCAATGTACTTTTAGGTACTTATGATAAGAGAAAAAGTTATGAAATGGTAGAAAAAGTAGGTCTATATTGGCACTTTGTAGATTTAGTTTGGGTATTTGTATTTACAGTTTTCTATCTAGTTTAA
- the cyoE gene encoding heme o synthase: MSASQSTLSLKSVYIDFREITKARLAVSVVFSSVAGFMLGIYDFQSLDWMVLLKLAIGGYCMVGASNAFNQIIEKDLDALMDRTKGRPVPAGRMSQTTALLIAILLTIIGLVLLYTINGKSAMFGAISIFLYTSVYTPLKTMTSLSVFVGAFPGAIPFMLGWVAATGEFGIEAGTLFLIQFFWQFPHFWAIGWFLYEDYEKAGFFMLPTGKKDKGTALQVILYTVWLILASLLPAFGYTGRLYITPIAAGIVLVLGLWMLFYGVKLYQLRTAKAARTLMLVSVTYITLLQLVYIFDKFLR, translated from the coding sequence TTGAGCGCATCACAAAGTACACTTTCATTAAAATCAGTTTACATAGACTTCAGGGAAATCACAAAAGCACGATTAGCGGTTAGTGTCGTTTTTTCGTCTGTTGCGGGTTTTATGTTGGGTATTTATGATTTTCAGTCTTTAGATTGGATGGTTTTGTTAAAACTTGCAATTGGCGGATATTGCATGGTAGGTGCTTCAAATGCTTTCAATCAAATCATAGAGAAAGATCTTGATGCTTTAATGGATCGTACCAAAGGTAGGCCTGTTCCAGCTGGAAGAATGAGTCAAACTACCGCGCTTTTAATTGCAATTTTGTTAACTATCATAGGTCTAGTGCTTTTATATACTATAAATGGAAAGTCGGCCATGTTTGGTGCTATCTCTATATTTTTATATACAAGTGTTTATACACCATTAAAAACGATGACTTCTTTGTCTGTTTTTGTAGGTGCTTTTCCAGGAGCAATTCCTTTTATGTTGGGTTGGGTTGCTGCAACTGGTGAATTTGGTATCGAAGCAGGAACTTTGTTTTTGATTCAGTTTTTTTGGCAATTTCCTCATTTCTGGGCTATTGGTTGGTTCCTATATGAAGATTATGAGAAAGCAGGTTTTTTTATGTTACCAACGGGAAAAAAAGATAAAGGAACAGCGTTGCAAGTGATTTTATATACCGTTTGGCTCATATTAGCTTCATTGTTGCCAGCTTTTGGATATACGGGTAGGTTGTATATAACGCCTATTGCAGCAGGAATTGTTCTCGTATTAGGATTATGGATGTTGTTTTATGGTGTTAAGCTTTATCAGTTAAGAACTGCAAAAGCAGCTAGAACACTTATGCTTGTAAGTGTTACCTACATTACATTATTACAATTAGTATACATATTTGATAAATTTTTAAGATAG
- a CDS encoding VanZ family protein — protein MLKKIYPWALVLWIGTITFFCLATFKSVPLGSVSNLDKIVHAFFYLIFTILFYLSVKNNFSNTSSFKAMALSFFCAVLYGVLIEIIQDKFTATRHADIYDVLANTTGATIAVLLIYFSNKILSSESKKISH, from the coding sequence GTGCTTAAAAAAATATATCCATGGGCGCTAGTACTCTGGATAGGAACTATAACTTTTTTTTGTTTGGCAACCTTTAAAAGTGTGCCCTTAGGAAGCGTTTCTAATTTAGATAAAATCGTACATGCATTTTTTTATTTGATTTTTACAATTCTGTTTTACCTTTCTGTTAAAAATAACTTCTCAAATACGAGTAGTTTTAAAGCAATGGCATTATCGTTTTTTTGCGCGGTTTTGTACGGCGTATTAATAGAAATTATCCAAGATAAATTTACAGCTACACGCCATGCTGATATTTATGACGTTTTAGCAAATACTACTGGAGCAACTATTGCGGTACTACTAATTTACTTTTCAAATAAAATACTATCATCAGAATCAAAAAAAATCTCACACTAG
- a CDS encoding DUF420 domain-containing protein encodes MKNNSLEQKFNKYIIAVSIVIPVVVAILFKIKLKDFGIDVAPLSFLPPIYATTNGITAVLLVAAVVAIRNGNRKWHQYFMTTAIALSLAFLVMYVAYHMTSDSTVFGDINHNGILEDSEKGSVGSLRIVYLLILVTHIILSIAIIPMVLITYVRAIGQDFVAHKKISKITFPIWLYVAVTGVVVYLMISPYYVS; translated from the coding sequence ATGAAAAACAATTCCTTAGAACAAAAATTCAATAAATACATCATTGCCGTATCTATAGTTATACCTGTTGTGGTAGCTATTTTATTTAAAATTAAACTAAAAGATTTTGGAATTGATGTAGCACCTTTATCTTTTTTACCGCCTATTTATGCAACTACAAATGGTATTACAGCGGTTTTACTTGTAGCTGCTGTTGTAGCTATTAGAAACGGGAATAGAAAATGGCATCAGTATTTTATGACTACAGCAATTGCTTTATCGCTTGCTTTTTTAGTGATGTATGTTGCGTACCACATGACCAGCGACTCTACTGTTTTTGGTGATATTAACCATAATGGCATATTAGAGGATTCAGAAAAAGGGAGTGTAGGATCTTTACGTATTGTGTACTTATTGATTTTGGTAACGCATATCATTTTATCTATTGCTATTATTCCTATGGTTTTGATTACTTATGTACGAGCAATAGGTCAAGATTTTGTGGCCCACAAGAAGATTTCGAAAATTACTTTTCCTATATGGTTATATGTTGCGGTTACAGGAGTGGTAGTTTATTTGATGATTTCGCCGTATTACGTTTCTTAA
- a CDS encoding cytochrome C oxidase subunit IV family protein — MSHEHASNVGRIWKVFGILSAVTIVEVVLGIFKPEALHMNNLMGMNLLNWIFYLLTIYKAYYIVWAFMHMEGEKSSLRNAVVFPLIFLVLYILFIFLTEGDYIYEVFKNSTIKWNF; from the coding sequence ATGTCACACGAACACGCATCAAACGTAGGTAGAATCTGGAAAGTATTCGGAATATTATCTGCTGTAACTATAGTAGAAGTTGTTTTAGGTATTTTTAAGCCAGAAGCACTTCACATGAATAATCTAATGGGTATGAACCTGCTTAACTGGATATTTTATTTGCTTACAATTTACAAAGCATATTATATCGTTTGGGCTTTCATGCACATGGAAGGCGAAAAAAGCTCATTGAGAAATGCAGTAGTTTTTCCACTTATTTTTCTGGTATTATACATTCTTTTTATCTTTTTGACCGAAGGGGATTATATTTATGAGGTTTTTAAAAACTCCACTATTAAATGGAATTTTTAA
- a CDS encoding capsule assembly Wzi family protein, with the protein MNKVLITLLFLFSIVSATAQDNSNNENRPVNSSERFPVFAECNSKQSKELESCFYNQVQSYITSNFNVPQELVSSNFKGNIKVLFEVDSNGIFKVIHVDANEEKLILETKRVFGKMPKIQPATYNGNATYSRFTYIIAIPLVNNVVTENISLAKAKSSITKDKTLSELDSIVYKKFDDPELVSQLNIPFSHSYYAQFDAALNQMGSNNHTASKPFTYAEVSKYYNLKTVQASLMKKTSSWWSRKLWNENMVAIQGEGYWFALNPIVDLQLGKASKSSDAYTYVNTRGLNFRGALGKNLHFTTTVFESQGRFAPYYNAYAASIKPAGGNPAIIPGIGIAKDFKTTGFDFPSADANLTFTPSKHIDMQLGYGRNFIGDGYRSLLESDGASPYPYFKLNTNFWKIKYTNTYMWLKDVRPEVTLERTYATKFMANHYLSWNVSNKLNLGFFESVVWTNTNDRGFDMNFVNPLIFYRSVEFTSSARSGNAVLGLTFKYKWNNQINFYGQFILDEFSLNDVKERNNSWKNKYGYQLGAKYYNAFDVENLTLQLEYNHVRPYVYSHSMPITNYAHNNQSLGHQWGANFSELILLARYRKERYYADAKFTMGTRGFDFDTATNGFNYGGNIYKDYDEKRPFDSDVKVGQGNKTAVFIADLQAGYIVNPLTNLKIFASYIYRSFDPAAATTVAQNQNTSWFSLGVRTDIFNWYFDY; encoded by the coding sequence ATGAACAAAGTATTAATAACACTGCTATTTTTATTTTCTATTGTAAGTGCAACTGCACAAGACAACTCTAATAATGAAAACCGTCCAGTCAATTCGTCAGAACGTTTTCCCGTGTTTGCGGAGTGCAATTCCAAACAATCTAAGGAACTAGAAAGTTGTTTTTACAACCAAGTGCAAAGCTATATTACTTCTAATTTTAATGTACCTCAAGAATTAGTTTCTTCTAATTTCAAAGGGAATATAAAAGTGCTTTTTGAAGTAGACTCAAACGGAATCTTTAAAGTTATTCATGTAGATGCAAATGAGGAGAAACTTATTTTAGAAACCAAGCGTGTTTTTGGTAAAATGCCTAAAATTCAACCTGCAACATATAATGGGAATGCCACTTATTCTAGATTTACCTACATAATTGCAATTCCTTTGGTAAACAATGTTGTGACTGAAAATATTTCTTTGGCGAAAGCCAAATCCAGCATTACAAAAGATAAAACTTTGTCAGAACTTGATAGCATCGTATATAAAAAATTCGATGATCCAGAATTAGTAAGTCAATTGAACATTCCATTTTCGCATAGTTATTATGCACAATTTGATGCAGCGTTAAATCAAATGGGGAGTAATAATCATACAGCTTCAAAGCCATTTACATACGCAGAAGTATCTAAATATTACAATCTTAAAACAGTGCAAGCATCTCTAATGAAGAAAACTTCAAGCTGGTGGTCTCGAAAATTATGGAATGAGAACATGGTTGCCATTCAAGGAGAAGGATATTGGTTTGCACTTAATCCTATTGTAGATTTACAATTGGGGAAGGCTAGTAAAAGCAGTGATGCGTACACTTATGTAAACACAAGAGGACTTAATTTTAGAGGTGCTCTAGGGAAAAATCTTCATTTTACAACAACTGTTTTTGAAAGTCAAGGGCGTTTTGCTCCTTATTATAATGCTTATGCGGCATCTATAAAGCCGGCAGGTGGTAATCCTGCCATAATTCCTGGAATAGGAATTGCTAAGGATTTTAAAACAACAGGTTTTGATTTTCCTTCGGCAGATGCTAATTTGACTTTTACCCCAAGCAAACATATTGATATGCAATTGGGCTATGGTCGAAATTTCATTGGAGATGGATACAGGTCATTGCTAGAAAGTGATGGCGCTAGTCCATACCCATATTTTAAATTGAATACAAATTTCTGGAAGATCAAGTATACCAATACCTATATGTGGCTCAAAGACGTGCGTCCTGAGGTGACTCTTGAACGTACCTATGCAACTAAGTTTATGGCCAATCATTATTTGAGTTGGAACGTGTCAAACAAGTTGAATTTAGGTTTTTTTGAATCGGTGGTATGGACAAATACAAATGATAGAGGGTTTGATATGAATTTTGTTAATCCATTAATTTTTTACAGATCAGTCGAGTTTACGTCTTCGGCAAGAAGTGGGAATGCAGTTTTGGGTCTAACTTTTAAATACAAATGGAATAACCAAATCAATTTTTATGGGCAGTTTATCCTAGATGAATTCTCATTGAATGATGTCAAAGAGCGAAATAATAGTTGGAAAAACAAGTATGGGTATCAGTTAGGAGCAAAGTATTACAATGCTTTCGATGTTGAGAATTTAACATTGCAATTAGAATACAATCATGTGAGGCCGTATGTCTATTCTCATAGTATGCCAATTACAAATTACGCACACAACAATCAAAGTTTAGGGCATCAATGGGGGGCAAATTTTAGCGAGTTAATCCTTTTAGCCCGTTATCGAAAAGAACGATATTACGCTGACGCAAAATTTACAATGGGAACCAGAGGTTTTGATTTTGACACTGCCACAAACGGATTTAATTATGGAGGCAACATCTATAAAGATTACGACGAGAAAAGGCCCTTTGATTCAGATGTAAAAGTAGGTCAAGGTAATAAAACAGCAGTTTTTATTGCAGATCTTCAAGCTGGTTACATAGTTAATCCTTTGACAAACTTAAAGATATTTGCTAGCTATATCTACAGATCATTTGATCCAGCAGCAGCTACTACAGTTGCACAAAATCAAAATACAAGTTGGTTTAGTTTAGGTGTTAGAACCGATATTTTCAATTGGTATTTTGACTATTAA